In Zea mays cultivar B73 chromosome 7, Zm-B73-REFERENCE-NAM-5.0, whole genome shotgun sequence, the following proteins share a genomic window:
- the LOC103633041 gene encoding flowering time control protein FPA: MSSEPLPAESPEAPASASGSPSKDAVGTEVGAAAGSPETNTLWVGNLPSHVTEGDLLALFGPHGALDCALARAGSRSYAFVLFRSPAEAREAVEATRGEKVKGAAMRTEFARPARAVRNLWVGGISPSISKEELEGEFLKFGKVEGVAFSQDQTSAYIDFEKLEDAISAHRSLNGKMLGGKELCVDFQRSKGRAEWSEASSFNGRVPGPVGDKRGSGPLKSSAGVRMREAQPTNVLWVGFPGSYRVIDEEALKHAMSVFGVVTKIKVFQTRQYAFVEFANVAEACNAKMNLDGHLFNDPRIQILFSNSGLAPNKLDNPTSVAGFPSSEIYSSDGRLGPGIGSGTLQGYDPPRGGRTRYYDYAGMPTPGGILSQPEPFDPREAKRMRLAAGADPYDVRAGSTGLYSAGYRHQGSSVHAEGSSSPVIRVRGTVHRTSYIEHCWRGSIAKGGSPVCRARCLPITKGSDIPLPDVMNCSARTGLDMLAKHYADATGFDIVFFLPDSEDDFVSYTEFLRYLGSKSRAGVVKVDAGTTLFLVPPSDFLTNVLQVDGPERLYGVVLHIPQISAAAALRPQLTGTEQQPYYDERGTLPTSQRKYSIISPNDSGHLDADYRTSLHEDSMHRLGHIPGRPRVDEGQAVQPALAGFPANQAAGLQVQSSLKPDIMATLAKLLPSVQSSPLVSGQMNAIDRTSQIQDPSMLSKVWNPENQVTASNSSFGQMANVQHPGQQFSGQASAAHLTNYGNMVSAQERSIQHTAYNPEVTLNLPPPPPLPTIPHSSATLQSQGGHSLPSQTNQQLYQPEQYYVPQNNYGPLVPVSHSNLQISNTNNPTLTIPQVNPGPPTNNQIGNLAQPQHSMPLHVDRASQDFSSQGQQQNRGPGAAQAPEEDKSKKYQATLQLAQNLLLQLQQRGSGNQS, from the exons ATGTCGTCGGAGCCTCTACCCGCGGAGTCACCCGAGGCGCCCGCTTCCGCCTCTGGCTCCCCTTCGAAGGACGCCGTCGGCACTGAGGTCGGCGCCGCTGCGGGGTCCCCGGAAACGAACACGCTCTGGGTGGGCAACCTGCCCTCGCACGTGACCGAGGGCGATTTGTTGGCGCTGTTTGGGCCGCACGGCGCGCTCGATTGCGCCCTTGCACGAGCCGGATCTCGCAGCTACGCGTTCGTCCTCTTCCGTTCCCCAGCCGAGGCTCGCGAAGCCGTCGAGGCCACCCGGGGTGAAAAGGTCAAGGGGGCCGCCATGCGCACCGAGTTCGCGCGGCCG GCTAGAGCTGTTAGAAATCTGTGGGTTGGTGGCATTAGCCCATCGATTTCAAAGGAGGAGCTTGAGGGGGAGTTTCTGAAGTTCGGAAAAGTTGAAGGTGTTGCATTCTCCCAAGATCAGACTTCAGCATACATAGATTTTGAGAAGCTTGAAGACGCAATTTCTGCTCACAGATCCTTGAATGGAAAAATGCTAGGTGGCAAGGAATTGTGTGTTGATTTCCAGAGGTCCAAGGGAAGAGCG GAATGGTCAGAAGCTAGCAGCTTCAATGGTAGAGTACCAGGGCCAGTGGGTGATAAGAGAGGCAGTGGCCCTCTGAAG AGTTCTGCTGGAGTGCGGATGCGAGAGGCACAGCCTACCAATGTTCTCTGGGTTGGTTTTCCAGGTTCTTATAGAGTCATTGATGAGGAGGCACTTAAGCATGCCATGTCAGTATTCGGTGTCGTTACGAAGATAAAAGTTTTCCAGACAAGGCAGTATGCTTTTGTTGAGTTTGCAAATGTTGCGGAAGCTTGTAATGCTAAGATGAATCTAGATGGTCATCTTTTCAATGATCCCAGGATTCAGATTCTTTTCTCAAACAGTGGGCTTGCACCAAACAAATTGGACAACCCAACATCGGTTGCTGGATTTCCTAGTTCAGAAATCTATTCCAGTGATGGTCGTCTAGGCCCTGGTATTGGCAGTGGAACTTTGCAAGGGTATGATCCACCAAGAGGAGGAAGAACAAGATATTACGATTATGCGGGTATGCCTACTCCAGGTGGTATCCTTTCACAACCTGAACCATTTGATCCAAGAGAAGCAAAAAGAATGAGGCTTGCTGCTGGTGCTGACCCTTACGATGTAAGGGCAGGCAGCACAGGTCTTTATTCTGCTGGATACCGTCATCAGGGCAGTTCTGTGCACGCTGAGGGAAGCTCAAGTCCTGTTATTCGAGTCCGGGGCACAGTGCATCGTACATCATACATTGAGCACTGTTGGCGTGGCAGTATTGCCAAAGGTGGATCCCCTGTTTGTCGTGCTCGTTGTTTGCCTATAACAAAGGGCAGTGACATACCTTT ACCGGATGTTATGAATTGCTCAGCTCGGACTGGATTGGATATGCTGGCGAAGCACTACGCAGATGCCACTGGATTTGACATTGTCTTTTTCTTGCCAGATAGTGAAGATGACTTTGTTTCTTATACTGAGTTCTTGCGTTACCTGGGCTCAAAAAGTCGGGCAGGGGTTGTAAAAGTTGATGCAGGGACTACATTATTTTTGGTTCCACCATCAGATTTCCTAACAAATGTGTTACAAGTTGATGGTCCAGAGCGCCTTTATGGTGTGGTATTACACATTCCACAAATCTCTGCTGCTGCTGCACTGAGGCCACAGTTAACTGGGACCGAACAACAACCTTACTATGATGAAAGGGGAACTCTGCCTACTTCACAAAGAAAGTATAGTATCATTTCTCCTAATGACAGTGGCCACCTTGATGCTGATTATCGGACATCTTTGCATGAGGATTCAATGCATCGGTTGGGGCATATTCCTGGAAGGCCTCGGGTGGATGAAGGACAAGCAGTTCAACCAGCTCTTGCAGGTTTTCCTGCTAATCAAGCAGCTGGGCTGCAAGTACAAtcttcactcaagcctgacattATGGCTACATTAGCAAAACTTCTGCCTAGTGTGCAATCGTCACCGCTGGTAAGTGGTCAGATGAATGCCATAGACAGAACATCGCAGATACAGGATCCATCCATGCTTTCAAAAGTATGGAATCCTGAAAACCAAGTTACTGCTTCAAATTCATCCTTTGGGCAAATGGCTAATGTTCAGCATCCAGGACAGCAGTTTAGTGGCCAAGCTTCAGCTGCTCATTTGACAAACTATGGGAACATGGTGAGTGCTCAGGAGCGCTCAATACAACATACTGCTTACAACCCTGAAGTTACTTTGAACttgccaccaccacctccacttCCAACAATACCACACAGTTCTGCTACATTACAGTCTCAAGGTGGCCACAGTTTGCCCTCACAGACAAACCAGCAACTGTATCAGCCAGAGCAGTATTATGTGCCCCAAAACAACTATGGTCCATTAGTTCCAGTTAGCCATTCTAACCTTCAAATCAGCAACACTAACAACCCCACCCTTACCATCCCACAAGTGAACCCTGGACCTCCAACAAATAATCAGATTGGGAATTTGGCCCAGCCACAGCATTCTATGCCACTGCATGTTGATAGAGCAAGTCAGGATTTCTCTTCTCAGGGGCAACAACAAAATCGTGGTCCTGGTGCTGCACAAGCTCCCGAGGAGGATAAAAGCAAGAAGTACCAGGCGACACTCCAGTTAGCTCAAAACCTACTGCTTCAGTTACAGCAGCGTGGATCTGGAAATCAATCCTGA
- the LOC103633042 gene encoding transcription factor RF2a, with protein sequence MNKDKAPMPGDGDPSDGLPPQSTRRAGAPPSSSTPPREYDISRMPDFPTRSTGHRRAHSEILGLPDDLDLSAPGGGDGPSLSDENDEELFSMFLDVDKLNSSCGASSEAEAESSSVADGVGEGAELGHAPRPRHQHSQSMDESMSIKAEQLVGAPGMEGMSSAEAKKAVSAAKLAELALVDPKRAKRIWANRQSAARSKERKMRYISELERKVQTLQTEATTLSAQLTLLQRDTTGLTTENSELKIRLQTMEQQVHLQDALNDTLKAEVQRLKVATGQGPANGGGGMMMNFGAVPRAFGGGNQQTFHSSQSQAMQSMLATHQLQQLQLHSQPQQQLQAQHLQQVARDLKMKGHLGAQGQWGGGKSGSSGS encoded by the exons ATGAACAAGGATAAGGCTCCGATGCCGGGAGACGGCGACCCCAGCGACGGCTTGCCGCCGCAGTCCACGCGCCGTGCCGGGGCGCCGCCCTCGTCGTCTACCCCGCCGCGGGAGTACGACATCAGCCGCATGCCGGACTTTCCTACCCGGAGCACCGGCCACCGGCGTGCGCACTCCGAGATCCTGGGCCTCCCCGACGACCTCGACCTCAGCGCCCCTGGAGGCGGCGACGGACCGTCGCTGTCGGACGAGAACGACGAGGAGCTCTTCTCTATGTTCCTTGATGTGGACAAGCTGAACTCATCGTGCGGGGCGTCGtcggaggccgaggctgagtcctcgTCCGTTGCGGATGGCGTCGGTGAGGGGGCTGAGCTGGGCCACGCGCCCAGGCCAAGGCATCAGCATAGCCAGTCCATGGATGAGTCCATGTCGATCAAGGCGGAACAACTGGTGGGGGCGCCGGGGATGGAGGGGATGTCGTCTGCAGAGGCCAAGAAAGCAGTCTCTGCGGCGAAACTGGCTGAGCTTGCTCTTGTTGACCCAAAGAGGGCTAAAAG GATATGGGCTAATAGACAATCTGCTGCAAGATCAAAGGAAAGGAAGATGCGATATATTTCTGAACTTGAGCGCAAGGTGCAAACCCTGCAAACAGAAGCCACAACATTGTCAGCTCAGCTAACATTGCTGCAG AGAGACACCACTGGGCTAACGACCGAGAACAGTGAGCTGAAGATTCGCCTGCAGACCATGGAACAGCAAGTCCACTTACAAGATG CTTTGAACGACACACTGAAAGCTGAGGTCCAGCGGCTGAAGGTGGCAACAGGGCAGGGGCCGGCCAATGGTGGTGGAGGCATGATGATGAACTTTGGCGCCGTGCCACGCGCGTTTGGAGGAGGCAACCAGCAGACGTTCCACAGCAGCCAGAGCCAAGCGATGCAATCCATGCTGGCGACGCACCAGCTGCAGCAGCTCCAGCTCCACTCCCAGCCTCAGCAGCAGCTGCAGGCGCAGCATCTCCAGCAGGTGGCGAGAGACCTCAAAATGAAAGGGCATCTGGGCGCCCAAGGCCAGTGGGGCGGTGGGAAGTCTGGGAGCAGCGGCAGCTGA
- the LOC103633043 gene encoding uncharacterized protein: MAGYQSSFTRFWMMDEEDDDMHHLVDDDEAELATYNHLVQCESSQRRRRSDAPPNQIRPRNLGDADGHQRIWLDYFADQPVFNDRQFRERFRMRRHVVLRIVDAVQARNPNYFTRKHDCCGKLGLSALQKCVAALRILAYGLSANAIDEYVRIGESTAREALRHFCRAIIDVYGPYYLRAPNAADVARLLAEGEQR, translated from the exons ATGGCCGGCTACCAAAGTTCGTTTACAAGATTTTGGATGATggacgaggaagacgacgacatgcATCACTTAGTAGACGACGATGAAGCTGAGCTTGCAACATACAACCACCTTGTGCAATGCGAGAGTTCTCAGCGTCGGCGACGGTCGGATGCGCCACCTAACCAAATACGTCCAAGAAACCTGGGTGATGCTGATGGTCATCAAAGAATTTGGCTTGATTATTTCGCTGATCAGCCTGTGTTTAATGACAGGCAATTCCGAGAAAG GTTTCGCATGCGGAGGCATGTGGTGTTACGCATTGTAGACGCTGTTCAAGCTCGGAACCCCAACTACTTCACTAGGAAACATGATTGTTGTGGGAAGTTGGGACTTTCCGCTCTTCAAAAGTGTGTCGCGGCTCTTCGCATCCTGGCATATGGCTTGTCTGCTAATGCCATTGACGAGTATGTTCGTATAGGTGAGTCCACTGCTAGAGAAGCATTACGACATTTCTGTCGAGCTATCATAGACGTCTATGGTCCGTATTACCTAAGGGCCCCAAACGCCGCCGATGTAGCAAGGCTCTTAGCGGAGGGTGAGCAACGCTGA
- the LOC103633044 gene encoding transcription factor RF2a translates to MDEDRSADPARSGRLLSPTSGQPQTQTQSQPPLPMDLASQYQRLFAPSVFLPPMAPPPPRLASSSCFSAFSNYQSLPTLAPAVGAGSHLARSVPKPPLFSVDSLAPLPYSTSPAARAAAGAGAAVPRSPPSPGSSELQGPSASGLPPRGAGHRRSRSDFLVGFSGANQLHLPMTPAAGAYRPRDASALEELFRSYRDPNLGSSGDNNNERNDHLSRQLTGQRAWSPGDNSDNEAESWAVSGSADTSASHPRHCRSLSVDSIMANLNFGGLDQVSLRVPPLSPVADASVSLSRTGTGASGGAAAAASSELTNGEFSEAEMKKIMANDRLAEIALSDPKRVKRILANRISAAKSKERKVKYMGELERKVRVLQTETNTLSSKAALSQRECEALRTLNNEMKIRLQAMEQQAQLKDALNEALTAEVQRLKQMAGEASDLHVPNGSHHHMNRQILEQQLQQVQKQPSEAQQAQQQQQQPQEPEQFKAQQKQWNH, encoded by the exons ATGGACGAGGACCGGAGCGCCGATCCCGCTCGCAGCGGCCGCCTCCTCTCGCCGACGAGCGGTCAGCCCCAAACCCAGACACAGTCACAGCCCCCGCTCCCCATGGACCTCGCCTCCCAGTACCAACGCCTCTTTGCACCGTCGGTTTTCCTCCCACCGATGGCGCCCCCGCCGCCCCGCCTGGCGTCCAGCTCCTGCTTCTCGGCCTTCAGCAACTATCAGAGCCTACCGACGCTCGCGCCCGCGGTGGGCGCCGGATCGCATCTCGCTCGCTCGGTCCCTAAGCCGCCGCTCTTCTCAGTGGACTCTCTAGCTCCGCTTCCGTACTCCACCAGTCCAGCGGCGagggcagcggcaggggcaggggcggcggtccCGCGTTCCCCGCCGTCGCCAGGCAGCTCCGAGCTGCAAGGCCCGTCCGCGTCCGGCCTGCCGCCGCGTGGGGCGGGGCACCGGAGGTCCCGTAGCGATTTCCTCGTCGGGTTCTCGGGGGCGAACCAGCTGCACCTGCCGATGACTCCTGCGGCTGGGGCGTACAGGCCGAGGGACGCCTCCGCACTGGAGGAGCTATTCCGCTCATACAGGGATCCGAATCTCGGCTCCTCCGGGGATAACAATAATGAAAGGAACGATCACTTAAGTAGACAACTGACCGGCCAACGCGCTTGGAGCCCCGGTGATAACAGCGACAACGAGGCTGAGAGCTGGGCGGTCAGTGGCAGCGCAGACACCAGCGCTAGCCATCCTCGCCATTGCCGCAGCCTGTCGGTGGACAGCATCATGGCCAATCTCAATTTTGGAGGCCTGGACCAGGTTTCTCTGAGAGTGCCACCTCTGTCTCCAGTGGCAGACGCCAGTGTCAGCCTCTCGCGCACTGGAACCGGAGCATCGGGCGGTGCGGCTGCGGCTGCTTCTTCTGAACTTACCAACGGAGAGTTCAGCGAGGCTGAGATGAAGAAGATCATGGCCAATGATCGCCTAGCTGAGATCGCTCTTTCTGATCCTAAGAGGGTCAAGAG GATTCTAGCTAATCGGATCTCGGCAGCAAAGTCTAAGGAGCGCAAGGTGAAGTACATGGGTGAGCTTGAGCGTAAAGTTCGTGTGCTGCAGACGGAAACTAATACATTATCTTCGAAAGCAGCATTGTCGCAG AGGGAATGCGAGGCACTTCGAACTCTGAACAATGAGATGAAGATCAGGCTGCAAGCAATGGAGCAGCAAGCACAGCTGAAAGATG CTCTGAATGAAGCACTGACAGCTGAAGTGCAGCGCCTGAAACAAATGGCTGGCGAGGCCAGTGATCTTCATGTGCCGAACGGTTCGCATCATCATATGAACCGCCAGATTCTCGAACAGCAGCTGCAGCAGGTACAGAAGCAGCCATCAGAGGCCCAGCaggctcagcagcagcagcagcagccacaggAACCAGAGCAGTTCAAAGCTCAGcaaaagcagtggaaccattaa
- the LOC100194107 gene encoding uncharacterized protein LOC100194107, whose protein sequence is MCSGSWSWSSSKKRPSLVVVNLKRQQLQKTPPPTPPRASVAIRRKRLRLRRLRAGAEAMEMVNLKLYLENRCIIAENERLRERASALRRENLALLQDLSKTPAVPEAGAGAGAA, encoded by the exons ATGTGCTCCGGCTCCTGGTCCTGGAGCAGCAGCAAGAAGCGCCCGTCTCTTGTTGTCGTCAACCTCaagcggcagcagctgcagaaGACGCCGCCGCCGACGCCGCCTCGTGCCTCAGTTGCTATCAGGAGGAAGAG gctgaggctgaggaggttgAGAGCCGGAGCAGAGGCCATGGAGATGGTGAACCTGAAGCTCTACCTGGAGAACCGGTGCATCATCGCGGAGAACGAGAGGCTGCGGGAGAGGGCCAGCGCGCTCCGCCGCGAGAACCTCGCGCTGCTCCAGGACCTGTCCAAGACGCCGGCCGTGCCAGAGGCAGGAGCGGGAGCTGGAGCTGCGTGA